In Tenrec ecaudatus isolate mTenEca1 chromosome 4, mTenEca1.hap1, whole genome shotgun sequence, a single window of DNA contains:
- the LOC142446855 gene encoding olfactory receptor 52A5-like yields the protein MFSNNGSVFMPPVLTLIGIPGLESVQCWIGIPFSVMYIIAVVGNSIIIALIKCESSLHKPMYIFLAMLGATDMGLSTCILPKMLGIFWFHLPEIYFEACLLQMWLIHSFQAIESGVLLAMALDRYVAICDPLRHSTIFSQQLLTQIGVGVTLRAAVLVAPCIVLIKCRLTLYKTTIISHSYCEHMALVKLAVEDIRVNKVYGLFVAFSILGFDIIFITLSYVQIFITVFQLPQKEARLKAFNTCIAHICVFLQFYLLAFFSFFTHRFGSHVPPYVHILLSNLYLLVPPFLNSIVYGMKTREIRDHVLKMFSSKSTS from the coding sequence ATGTTCTCAAACAATGGCTCAGTCTTCATGCCCCCTGTACTAACACTAATTGGAATCCCTGGCCTGGAGTCAGTACAGTGTTGGATTGGCATTCCATTTTCTGTCATGTACATCATTGCTGTGGTTGGGAATTCCATCATCATAGCTTTAATCAAATGTGAAAGCAGCCTCCATAAACCCATGTACATATTCTTGGCTATGTTGGGGGCCACAGATATGGGCCTTAGCACTTGCATTCTTCCCAAAATGCTGGGCATTTTCTGGTTTCATTTGCCAGAAATTTATTTTGAAGCCTGTCTGCTGCAAATGTGGCTTATTCATTCATTTCAGGCCATTGAATCTGGTGTCCTACTTGCCATGGCCCTCGACCGCTACGTGGCCATTTGTGACCCATTGAGACATTCCACCATCTTCTCACAACAGCTACTGACTCAAATAGGAGTTGGCGTGACACTCAGGGCTGCCGTTCTTGTAGCACCATGCATAGTGCTCATCAAATGTCGTCTCACGCTGTACAAAACGACAATTATCTCTCACTCTTACTGTGAGCATATGGCCCTTGTGAAGCTTGCTGTAGAAGATATCCGAGTCAATAAGGTATATGGCTTATTTGTTGCCTTCAGCATCCTAGGCTTTGACATCATCTTCATCACCTTATCCTATGTTCAGATCTTCATCACTGTCTTTCAACTGCCCCAGAAGGAGGCAAGACTCAAAGCCTTCAACACATGCATTGcccacatttgtgtcttccttcagTTCTACCTTCTtgcgttcttttctttcttcacacATCGGTTTGGTTCACATGTACCACCTTATGTTCATATTCTTTTGTCAAATCTTTACCTACTAGTTCCACCATTTCTCAACTCGATAGTGTATGGGATGAAGACAAGAGAAATCCGTGACCATGTCCTGAAAATGTTTTCTTCTAAAAGCACTTCTTGA